A single window of Nicotiana tomentosiformis chromosome 1, ASM39032v3, whole genome shotgun sequence DNA harbors:
- the LOC104120135 gene encoding universal stress protein A-like protein isoform X1 → MADVAAKARKILVAVDESEESTYALSWCIENIITGNTNDALILLYSIPPRAVYSSLDGTGEKDNPEGYLFSSDILATMERYSNEVAQCVMEKAKRLCKDLDGVKVETIVERGDARDVICQVAERLHVDMLVMGSHGYGVIKRAFLGSVSNHCAQNVKCPVLIVKKPKTNGTSK, encoded by the exons ATGGCTGACGTGGCAGCAAAGGCGCGGAAGATATTGGTGGCGGTTGATGAGAGCGAGGAGAGCACCTACGCCCTTTCATGGTGTATAGAGAACATAATCACTGGAAATACCAATGATGCCCTTATCCTCCTCTACTCCATACCACCTCGAGCTGTTTACTCTTCCTTGGACGGAACAGGTGAGAAAGACAACCCTGAAG GGTATTTGTTTTCATCTGATATATTGGCGACGATGGAGAGGTACAGCAATGAAGTAGCACAGTGTGTTATGGAGAAGGCGAAACGACTTTGCAAGGACTTGGATGGG GTTAAGGTGGAGACGATAGTGGAGCGCGGTGATGCAAGGGACGTGATTTGTCAGGTGGCGGAGAGGTTACATGTCGACATGCTCGTCATGGGAAGCCATGGCTATGGTGTAATCAAGAG GGCATTTCTTGGGAGTGTGAGCAACCACTGTGCACAGAATGTCAAGTGCCCAGTTTTAATAGTGAAAAAGCCAAAAACCAATGGCACCAGCAAG
- the LOC104120135 gene encoding universal stress protein A-like protein isoform X2 yields the protein MADVAAKARKILVAVDESEESTYALSWCIENIITGNTNDALILLYSIPPRAVYSSLDGTGYLFSSDILATMERYSNEVAQCVMEKAKRLCKDLDGVKVETIVERGDARDVICQVAERLHVDMLVMGSHGYGVIKRAFLGSVSNHCAQNVKCPVLIVKKPKTNGTSK from the exons ATGGCTGACGTGGCAGCAAAGGCGCGGAAGATATTGGTGGCGGTTGATGAGAGCGAGGAGAGCACCTACGCCCTTTCATGGTGTATAGAGAACATAATCACTGGAAATACCAATGATGCCCTTATCCTCCTCTACTCCATACCACCTCGAGCTGTTTACTCTTCCTTGGACGGAACAG GGTATTTGTTTTCATCTGATATATTGGCGACGATGGAGAGGTACAGCAATGAAGTAGCACAGTGTGTTATGGAGAAGGCGAAACGACTTTGCAAGGACTTGGATGGG GTTAAGGTGGAGACGATAGTGGAGCGCGGTGATGCAAGGGACGTGATTTGTCAGGTGGCGGAGAGGTTACATGTCGACATGCTCGTCATGGGAAGCCATGGCTATGGTGTAATCAAGAG GGCATTTCTTGGGAGTGTGAGCAACCACTGTGCACAGAATGTCAAGTGCCCAGTTTTAATAGTGAAAAAGCCAAAAACCAATGGCACCAGCAAG